The DNA window TCTTACATCTCCTAAAAACGATAAAAAAGAGCTGAATTTCATCAAAAAACTATTAAAAACGCCGACTTTTGACGCTTTTTTATTTGCTTTAATACTAAAGCCTTTAAAATTAAATGTAGATTTTTTAAAAATAGTGGCGGACTCTTTAATTTTCCTTGCCATTTTAACAATAGGCATGAGATTTGAATTTAAAAAGCTTTTTAAAAATATAAAAATCGCATTTTTGGTAAATTTTTTAAAAATGTTTCTTATTCCTACTATTGTTTTTTTAATTGTAAAATATTTTTTGGGAATCAATTCCGCACTTAAAATAGCGATAATAGCAAGTGCCATGCCAAGCATGGCTTTAGCGGTTATTTACGGACTTCAAGCAAAACTAAAAGAAGAGATATTAATAAGTGTAATGAGTCTTGGAATTCTTTTGAGTTTTATTTGGATTCCGATATTTACGAAAATAATTTAAAACTCCGTCTCCTTTGTAATAAGCTCAAATTCTTCTTTTTCAAAATTGTAATTATAAACATCACCCGTTTCGATAATATAATACCACCCGATAAGTTTTAATTTTCCGCTATCGACCCTCTCTTTTACAAATGGATATGTAAGCAAATTA is part of the Caminibacter pacificus genome and encodes:
- a CDS encoding AEC family transporter; this translates as MASLLFVFLLGYIFKKIKGDYSKEIIEIITNIVMPIFIFYYITKLEITPKLLIISAITLLSISLGIMISLMISLILKLDKPSTGALMLVTSFGSSSFVGIPIIKALYPSKFLVYIIFYGQTNFLFFLIFGSIIISLTSPKNDKKELNFIKKLLKTPTFDAFLFALILKPLKLNVDFLKIVADSLIFLAILTIGMRFEFKKLFKNIKIAFLVNFLKMFLIPTIVFLIVKYFLGINSALKIAIIASAMPSMALAVIYGLQAKLKEEILISVMSLGILLSFIWIPIFTKII